The following is a genomic window from Bombina bombina isolate aBomBom1 chromosome 3, aBomBom1.pri, whole genome shotgun sequence.
GAGGGCCAGAGGGTTGATCAGTGCAGATTTAGGCGAAAATACCCTTAAAATTGCATTTCGCTGGTATCTCACACTAACCATAACCTCCCACATGTCAAAAACCAAATCAAAcctatgttacagaggatgtggaaACTTAGGCACCTAAGTGGGATTGTGGTGGGATTGTGAAGGGGTAAAACAGATCTGGCACTCCCTCTCCACCTTACTTAGCTCGatcctagaggaggagatagagctcaatatttatcagctttgctacACACAGatgacaaaaaatataataaagaaattaataattttattagaatactgtgcacGATCACTAGAACAGCAATAGCCTACCACTGGAAAACAGGGGTACCATCATGGATGGAAGTGAGAAATAAGATAAATAACACATTTAGAATGTATGAATCTGCCTCATGGATCATGAACACCAGAGATTCATTCAAGAAAGTATGTTTCCATTGGATACTGAATAACACAAACACCACTTAAATGCTATACAATAAAGATGCTAGATCTGGATGTTGGGAATTTAGGAACACATGTGTACAATAATAACAATGTGAAGGTTTGAGAATGGCCATGTGGCTTATCTAAAGCAACTCTTAAGACTTTTCGTAAAGTTAGATATATGAGATTGATATACACAACATATGTGTGGGTATAAAGTTTGTTTTTCCTCccctatttttgttattttttatatcttACCTTACCTTGTTGTTTTCcttgttgttttttgtttctttaaggcaatactcttctctttttttcttttttttcttttgttgtgccAAGAGATACTTGTATGAGCTTATAATACTAACTAACCCCTATCTGGAGGGGCTTTGACTCATTTACTTTCTGTAATGTTTTATTCTTTATTGTATTCATGttgtgaaaaaacataataaaaaaatatttaaacataaaattactaactgcaatctagttatagttaccaaataccatTATTTATCGCGTATACTTTAccccaaataaccaaattaatgtttcagcttccagagtaTCTCCAATAattccaatttcacctcataaattaaaagaggtaatttttgcaagatggataaaaaataggcccagatttgctttagagAGACTGatttccaaggcaacagtttgtcagtcaaaattcagcagcagagaaccttttttttctcttgcctcgggttatatcacctgatataccccacccctttttattctaatcattggtgaaattggaaacgcaccACGGAAGCTTGACTTGTGATAGGCcccttgagctgaacatctctttgttatttgggagacacctccctgagtagccatttatccCTTGGCTGCGataccatctctgatctataggtggcagcagacaaccagaaatgcagttttatcatcaatgctgctacagttttatatagattcatatatatttttacaatgtattatattttctagtattaataagtcacatgttccatgtgtattggaccacGTCATACCACTAATCCTGAGCATTTCAAGACTAGATATGAcatatttctcataatacaaagtaattattatacatttaaaatatatgggtatttaaaaggattttaatacttttagcatggatctaattaatatctcagttatcatcttaatatcacatacataccttgagatcggCAATCAGATGTtgtttcatatttattactatctCATATAAATATTtcctatctgtatatctcttgctgagtgtataaaacatatgacattatttaaaacaccaattatatatgtacttattagatgcctgaaaaatataagaatatgttatccattaaatttattacaaacctgaaatgcatttctcagatccatggacatatacacttttatacaagattgaaaattacacaagtttgtattttaaaaatgaatttcagttacaatacaatatgtgtttctgcttggctcagtGCAGATATGTAtccaacacagcaggggtaatgtAACACTTGGATGAGGACAGCTGTATCTTCTGAGCAAGCctgtatattcccttattcttgcaGACAGAGCgactgtttttttttagataagaaaaaaatctttacccaggcctcctttgaaatgggTAATTGGGACATTCTGCCttgtgatctgataggaactttaacttcacaccttaggcaggaaatctttgaaagcaattaatttgttctcagatgttctgttaatcaggaaaaggGTTGTTTTACCCAGCCAAAATCATTTGGCAGAGAGAACTGTAATTTATAGTTAATAAAATTGATGCAACCAGTTTCATATGTAATGAACCCTAtggtcttatcatgtataaataatatatatagctatatatattatttaataacactcacagatatcctgacagggggtaggagagagagaggggagagatgacagggagaggagagagaatggagagaagagagaggggagagaagagagaggataggagagagataagggagaggagagaggggataggagagagaggagagatggcaTGAGGAGAAGAGAaataggagagagaagagaggggagaggagagaagagagagaggggaaagatggtagagagagaggggggaaagaagagagacagggggagagattgGGGAGAGATGTAGGGAGAGAGATAATAGAGGGGATAGGAGAGATTGGGGAGAGATgtagggagagaagagagagagaggggagagaagagacaaGATAGATGGgagaggagaaagaggggagaaataGGGGAGAAGAGAGTGAGATCAGAGAGgacagagagaagggagaggagagaagagagagaggaaagggaagagagagaagggagaggagagaaaagaagagagaggacagagaggagaTAAGTGAGAGAGGGGATAGGAGAGAGATGGAAGAGATggcagggagaggagagagaagggagaggagagaaaagaagagagaggacagagaggagaTAAGTGAGAGAGGGGATAGGAGAGAGATGGAAGAGATggcagggagaggagagagaagggagaggagagaaaagaagagagaggacagagaggagaTAAGTGAGAGAGGGGATAGGAGAGAGATGGAAGAGATggcagggagaggagagagaagggagaggagagaaaagaagagagaggacagagaggagaTAAGTGAGAGAGGGGATAGGAGAGAGATGGAAGAGATGgcagggagagaagagagggagagagaaggaagagaagagaggggaaagaagagagagatagGAAAGATGGCAGAGGAGAGAACAGCATTTGGGAACTGTgccactgcaccaatggtagtttctcCAGATTTCACCTATGTCTAAACACAGATTTTCACAATGAACCTGATGTTGGAGCATGTACGGTTCTCCTTAAAATGTCTGCtccttttttttactttaacaaaGTACCTTACTCAAGAGGATGAAAACTGTTATAAATAAAACACTAGTGTGGCATTGTCTCTGTGAGACTTTCAGTCAGTATTTTACATTCTGCTGAGCTCTGAGAACAGAAGTCTCAGTCACTACAATAAAAGTGCTGAGTAATGATGAGGCCACCTGCACCTCACACTCTGGGCTGAGGGCACTGAGGCCACGCGCAGCCCCGCCTCCTATCCTGACGTCACCACCCCCTTGAGGCCCTGTCCCTGTATGCTCTATAACTCGCGTCCTCCCTTTTCAATCTCACCTCATCAGCTATACACGTTTCGGGGCGGCAGTTTGTGCACCAGTTAAAAGATATCACAGGGAGCTGTGGAGATTTAATAGTTATCCAGGTTCCGGGGCCGCGCACTGTTTTCGGGAGGAGTTGCATAAGATATCTGTGATATTGCCCCACGGTGTGTAAGGCCGCCGGTGAGCGGAGGGGAACATATGACGGACACGCGTGACGTGGGGCATAGCTGCGGGTCGGCGAGCTTCGGTGGGGGGAAATCACGGGGTACGTCAgctctggggccgaattattacCTCAGGACTGGTCTGGCTCAGAGTTAACGGGGGCTTTACCGTTTAACTACCCCTGTGGGTTCTGTTTTTGTTGGGTCCTGTTCTGTGGTGCAGATAGGACAGGGTAGTTACCCCCGGGCTGGGCTGACTGAAGTTGTGGGCATCCGAGTTACTTCCTTGTAGGAGTTTGGCTCAGTGCCAGCCATTTGGATTTTACCAGCTCACTGCCAGCCATGGAGGGTCCTGAGGTGGGAGAGGGGGATAATGTCCTCAATATGTCCCGCCTGGGCCTGGAGAGCCTAACTCTGGATCAGGTCAGTGAGGACAAGAGGAAGGAGGTCCAGCAACTTCTCCTGCCCCAGAACCGCATGGTGGTCCTGCCCCCCGGCCTGGGCACCTTCTCCCAGCTATTGCTACTGGACGTGAGTAACAACAACCTGGCCTACATAGGGGAGGAAATACTGGGGCTCACCAAGCTCAGGACCCTGCTGGCCAAGAACAACCGCCTGGATGAGTTCTCCTTGCCCAAAGAGTTAGGCACCATGAGGAACCTGGAGGTGCTGAACCTGAGTGGCAACCAGTTTGAGGAGATCCCCAGCCAGGTGCTACAGCTGCAGACCCTCAAGACCCTTTCAATGGGGGGCAACAGGCTGAAGAGCATCCCAGCTGACATAGATAACATGATCAGGTATGGCACTAGTGCAGGGCAACTGCTGTCACCACCTGCTATGGTGCTTTGCTTATACTTGAGGTCCACTAATTACTTTGAATCTTAGGAACCAGCTTGAAAATGTTATTTATCTGGAATAAACTGAAAGCATTAGAAGAATTATAGGAGCCCCATATGTCTGTCACAGGATGTCAACCCCTGGATTAGACAGTTTATTCCTTTCCATGGGAACAGGTTACTATA
Proteins encoded in this region:
- the LOC128652196 gene encoding leucine-rich repeat-containing protein 58, with amino-acid sequence MEGPEVGEGDNVLNMSRLGLESLTLDQVSEDKRKEVQQLLLPQNRMVVLPPGLGTFSQLLLLDVSNNNLAYIGEEILGLTKLRTLLAKNNRLDEFSLPKELGTMRNLEVLNLSGNQFEEIPSQVLQLQTLKTLSMGGNRLKSIPADIDNMISLEFLYLGGNFITSIPPELANLPYLSYLVLCDNRIHSVPPQLAQIHSMRSLSLHNNLLTYLPREILSLVHLQELSLRGNPLVVRFVRDLIYTPPTLLE